In Vicia villosa cultivar HV-30 ecotype Madison, WI unplaced genomic scaffold, Vvil1.0 ctg.000217F_1_1_3, whole genome shotgun sequence, the DNA window GTGTCACACATAAAGGCTGCAAGAAGAATCTCGAGATACTTAAAAGGATCGATAAACTATGGAATTCTATTTTGACGAGATTCTGAAAGCAAAAAAGCTACAATAACTTGCTATTCAGATGCTGATTGATGTGAAGATAAAGAAGATCGAAAAAGCACAACTGGTTATTTCTTTCAAGTTTTTGGTGTCACAATCTCATGGTGCTCGAGAAAGCAACCTGTGGTGGCATTGTTCTTGTGTGGAGATGAATATATAGTAGGATCTTATGTTGCATGTCAAGCAATTTGGATCAAATCTATGTTGGAAGAGATGGAGGTTGAAGTGAAGAAACCTCTAGTGTGGCAGATCGACAACAAGTCAGTCATTAATCTTGCAAGGAATCCAGTTTTGCATGGAAGAAGTAAGCATATCGAAGTTAGATTTCACTTCTTAAGGGAGAATGTAAATCGAGGTAAACTTGAAATTAGACATTGCTCAAGTGAAGCACAGTTGGCCGACATTTTTACCAAAGGATTAAATATCGACAGATTCttgaatttgagaaagaaattaggaatagtacAGATCGACTATTATTAGCGTTTGTTCGACAACTTAGATTATAGGGGGTATGTTGAGATATTAGATCTAATCCAAGTTGAGTAATCCAAACACAAACCCAATTAAGATTTGTCAGCCTATTTAAGATACAAGTTAATGTATATAAAATAGACATAGTATGTAATTCGATTTGTACAATTCAATTCAACAATATCAATTCTTATTTTACTTATTCTCTCATCACTAAAAGTGTCTCACGCACTTACATCAAATACCCCTATAACTTAATGTGATGAAGGCCCGGGTCGTCTCACCCACCATAAAACTTTATACTAAATAGTTGAAACAATTTCACAAAATAAAGATAATACACCGACTCCACCTGCCCTCACATAACACACCCTGCATACCGGCACTATCAAATCTAGGCATGATTTGTCGCCTCAGGAAATTTTATCAGGTCGACAATCAATTATGAAGTAACTCTCGAGAACACAACTTTAAAATGAGTTATTTGAGTGTAAACAATAAGGACTTTTAGTCAACTTGTGAATTTTTCAGATTGTTTTTGTTCAAAGTTTtctcaataatatatatttaatatatagatCCTCTTTTGACCAACATTCGCACTCATAACAACCTAATTAAAGGATAAGTTATTTACCAACTGTATCACAACAAGCTGGTGTATAGTATTCTTAACTACTTTCATGAAACAACTTGTTAGAACTATGGTGGATCAAAACAAAATCCTGCTGAAATCCATATATTAATTGAGCAAAGTATCATCAAATAATACATAATGCTTAAGTATATCTAGCAGCAGTGAATCAAAACCAGTAGTAAACACACTTTCAGTTGCTTAAAAAACACCAATGTCAATGGTTGcaataacagaaaataaataaagttaCAAAAAACTTGAACCCAACCAGACAAACATTCTGTCCTTCATAATCTTCCCATGTTTTCATATCTAGTACACAATGCCCCTGCATAACAACATTCAGCATAGAATTTTAAACTGTCTCGGATCGTAATCTAGGCCACAATCGCGACGCAATGTGACCACGATTTAGGCTTCATTCGCGATATTAAGAATGGTGACATGAAACCTGTTTAAGGTTAGTGGAATACCTGATAGAAAGATTGCAGCATTATGCAGTTGATGTTTCTGGTTAGTGATGAGAATTAGAAGAAGATGATGGCTGGTCCGAACCAACTCCATCTTCTCCTTGAATTCTAGCAGGAATACCGAAACCTGTCAAAGCATCAGACAAAAACCTGCTACCAAAGATCGAACCATGGTGAATTGGTTGCTGAgatttgttattatgatgatCCACGGACGAATCCGCCATTGGAATATCATTCCAAGGACGAAGCGAAGGCGAAAAACTGGACTGAAGGGTCCCCCTATGGGCGGAAAAGGCCGAACCTTGGCCTAGAAACGGCGCAGGCGAATTATTAACCATGAAACCTGTTCTATTCATATTCATGTTCATATTCATATCAGTTTCTGTTCCATGATGATCATTGTTCCAATTCACAATCCTATGATAATTACCATCAAATCCAACATGAGTTGAACCAGAAAAAAGTGTTTGATCATTAGAACCTGAATTGTCTTGGAATGAATGAAGAGAAAGACCAAGATCCTGTGTTGAGTTGTTTGTTCTTGAGATTATATCAGAAGAATAGCTCTGAAAATtcatcgaatcaccaaccgaactCGTCGGAAAAAACGCTATAGCATCATTATCAATACTTGATTGAATGAACCCTGAATGATTATGGCTATGCTGATGGTTATTCTGCTGCAAATTGTAACCAGAAGATTCTGAATTTTCTGCAGCAACAACCATTTCACTTGATTCTAAACCATTATTGTTATTATTCTCTTCCTCTTGAAACTCCTGTGCTGCATTCTGAATTGGATTCCATGGAGGAAGCTCATCAAGCTTATCAATAGCAGACTTAGCCTTCTTGATAAGCCAATCAACAGCTTTACTCGGCCTATCGTACCCGAGCCGATCTTGAACATCGTAGAACTGTATCGCGGTATGCGCTGATAATCGAACGCGCCGATCGCGAGGTCCTTTCGCAGTGTATACCTTGCTATGTCTATCTTTTCTGCCAGTTGCTCTAACAATGTGACCTCCTTGAACTTGAACTATTTCTCCACCAGTACTCTTCATTCCCATTAGTTTCTCTACCTTAGAATTTTCAAAACAATGCTTCTATTGATATTTTTCTCTAATGTGCAATTTGATGCCACTTGATTTAAAGTTTATGCTTCAAAATTCTTGATTATGACATCCACTATAAAGGGTTTGATTCTTTTTTGTGGCCTTGTTTTTTTCTCTTCTAGTTGATGTTGAATTTGTTATAGATTTTCTTCATCTGCAGCTACAAACATACAAACAAACCAAAACATGTAATAGAAAGAAACATTTCATGTCATCATGTGAATGAATATGAATATACAAAACAACAAAAGTGAATCACTCAATGTTTTGTTTATGGGATTTGAACCAATTCATGTGCTAAAAGAGTGCTAAAAGAGAGTAAAAGGACATAGTATATGAATTAATTATGTTGAGAATCCCAAAATTTTCTATAGAGTAAAATTTTCTATAGCTTTTAACTTGGATTGAGCATTGATTTTGATGAGAGGGGGTAAAAACACAAACTACAATAGGACATTGAAAAGTGTGATGTATGTCACATGGGGTTCAGAAGGTTTATGAGTGGATGATGCAGAATGAGGGGAAGAAAAAAATGGTACCTTTGGCCTATGAGAGCTTGTAGATGCTTGTGAAAAGAGTGACAAAGTGTGCAATGAGAGAAGAGAGTAAAGATTTTTTTGGTCTTCTTTTAGCCCCACAAATGCTATTGTAACATTACAACAACTTGTCTACAAACTCAAACTATATTATTATATGAGTCTTTTCTTTTTGAGTTTAACAACAAACTTTCTCAATATTCAACTACATAAAACATCTTATGACAAGTTTGTTCATTAttacatcaattaatttaatatttaacaaTCTAGAATATTTAATGACAAGTTTGTTCATTATTACATCAATTCATTCAGCTATCTAAGATGattagtttataaaaataatgtttCTTATATTTATGATAATTTTAGTAATTTATTATATCATTTCACATTTTTCACAATAATAAATGATCAtgattaattttgtaaaaacatattaatactaatttaatttttgagaacgacaatttaaaaataatttaaacttttcaaaatgaaactttaaaatagaaaatatactcTCTCACTCTCTGTTTTATAATGAATATcacttattaaatattatttagttttcaatgtgatattaattatattttgattatATATGTGTAATTATTtctaaattgttatattttatttttttaattatgactgtgaaaaacacttaataattaataaagataatttaataaattattattctcattttttatttattgcaaATTTAAATGTATGTGCAAAATCATTAAcagatatttattttaaaatagatatGGTAATTACCTCTTTATTTGTTTCTCAAGCTTCCATTAATCTGAAAAAATTTCTCTGATTCgtaaaaagtattttattttaaaaataattattttttatagtaatgcaacatattattattactaagtgaataatatatatatatatatatatatatatatatatatatatatatatatatatatataataaagagttaaatatatttttagtttctataaattatcaatttttttttttaatttctataaaaataaatgatatgttttagtctctataaaattattatatacgtAATTTTAGTCTCCGCTCTTAAACTAATAGATATTTTTAAACGATTCTTTAGTAAACACATTgagaatattataaaaaattctttgaaaaaaaaattcaaaatttaatttttaagtcgaaatttttattatttttataattattttttaaattttaaaaatactattacttaattaaacatatatttatcttttattacTTAATCAATTAGTCTCGTCATATCtcatttaatcaaataattaatttattaatttaatgatagaaattaatttatgaataataaaagATTGATCATTTTCTTTTTCCtcaaactttttttattaaaaaaaaaattgtttaaaagatGTGAATATAGTTTAATGTCGGTACAGTAACCCTTGTAGTTGGTATGATTAAGGTGGTGGATGATAAAGAAAGGTAACTCTCCCAATTGGCAAAATACCATATCTTCTACCCACAACCATTGATAATGACATCTAACAGCTTTTTTTGGTTTCTTTCTTATCTCTCTACTTTTTTTAGTTTTTCACTTTTCACTATTAAGAAATGTGTGATTTCATTAACACTCTGTTTGTTTTAAG includes these proteins:
- the LOC131625450 gene encoding transcription factor TCP4-like, which encodes MGMKSTGGEIVQVQGGHIVRATGRKDRHSKVYTAKGPRDRRVRLSAHTAIQFYDVQDRLGYDRPSKAVDWLIKKAKSAIDKLDELPPWNPIQNAAQEFQEEENNNNNGLESSEMVVAAENSESSGYNLQQNNHQHSHNHSGFIQSSIDNDAIAFFPTSSVGDSMNFQSYSSDIISRTNNSTQDLGLSLHSFQDNSGSNDQTLFSGSTHVGFDGNYHRIVNWNNDHHGTETDMNMNMNMNRTGFMVNNSPAPFLGQGSAFSAHRGTLQSSFSPSLRPWNDIPMADSSVDHHNNKSQQPIHHGSIFGSRFLSDALTGFGIPARIQGEDGVGSDQPSSSSNSHH